From Apis cerana isolate GH-2021 linkage group LG10, AcerK_1.0, whole genome shotgun sequence, one genomic window encodes:
- the LOC108001172 gene encoding toll-like receptor Tollo, translating into MEATRVGLAAVLGIVWSLFLNAGPIHGRSITSLEAPSGCEWKKDGEDGEKALACRVRTIANVPSLIGNLSAIQVDSISSLALECSDVLFFESQIDGPHGFFSPLPRLEKLRVDYCKIRYLPAGVFASAHNLRALSLITHNGDWSAMSLELHRDSLRGLAHLQHLDLADNNLWTLPAELLCPVQSLATLNLTRNKLQDIVSLGFSDSAESCTPSLEVLDLSNNDLTTIHDRALSNLRSLTVLKLQENAINAVGDHALAGLTALHSLNVSSNRLVALPPELFSKTRELRELILSNNSLAVLAPGLLDNLDELQILDLSGNELTNRWVNRDTFSRLVRLVILDLSHNALTKIDGHVFKGLYSLQILKLEHNEIETLTDGCFGSLTNLHMLTLSHNRIARFDPAHTIGLTTLNQLFMDANKVRALHRHVFDNLTGLQDLSLRGNYLTEIPYAVRVLRSLKTLDLGNNHVSRIENDSFVGLSELYGLGLVDNKLENVSREAFAALPALQVLNLANNYIRHVEQSAFAANPVLRAIRLDGNQLTEIRGAFTSLSTLVWLNVSDNKLLWFDYSHLPPSIEWLDIHANQISELGNYYAVRNTLRIKMLDASYNQIGEIGEANVPDSVETLFLNNNKIRTVGPATFFQKRSLQKVVLYGNEIRSLDVAAISLQTVAEDSELPEFYIGDNPILCNCTMEWLPRINEMAARLRQHPRVMDLDSVTCEMVHARATPRRPLLSLKSKDFLCRYEAHCFALCHCCDFDACDCEMTCPDNCSCYHDHSWSSNVVDCSNAGYNHVPERIPMDATEIYLDGNELGELGSHVFIGKRRLEVLYLNNSGISGIHNFTFNGVGALRVLHLEDNALRELRGFEFDQLERMSELYLDHNAIATVGNTTFKKMRNLEVLRLDSNRIVNFRPWEALPSVGDSTRTVVALEGNAWSCECGNAAKLRGWLAEHRGDPEKMYCRDGVETLAQAMNRCGDPSTEAVSRGIQEIPLLGGNLVPLLAGALVAVIAISLFVALAFAFRQDVRLWAHARYGLRLGKMSAPPDEERDRLYDGYIVYSERDEDFVSRFLAAELEQSGLALCLHWRDLPPARAQEAVPPAAAAARRIVIIFSPVFLANEWQHAEFRAALRTALESIRPGSRKRRVVVLLATEAPARDPEFQLLLQTCTVVVWGEKRFWEKLRFAMPDSVGKRRDGSKKVNDRNRKPARYTAAPSAGDAWTKPNGVLVAPVHAPTPTPTQSTYVSSASSRTEDEDSGAEHQHQHQLQHGGYSALHAGGARPASLSSRGSHLYSTIPEPPVPTAPPGEALTHPANPRTYFV; encoded by the coding sequence ATGGAGGCGACACGGGTTGGTTTGGCGGCGGTGCTGGGGATCGTCTGGTCCCTGTTTCTGAACGCGGGCCCGATACACGGGCGCAGCATCACGAGCCTCGAGGCACCGAGCGGGTGCGAGTGGAAAAAGGACGGAGAGGACGGAGAAAAAGCTCTGGCCTGTAGGGTTAGGACTATCGCCAACGTGCCCAGCCTAATTGGCAATCTCTCGGCCATTCAAGTGGACTCGATCAGTTCTTTGGCCTTGGAATGCAGTGACGTGTTGTTCTTCGAGAGCCAGATAGACGGGCCGCACGGATTCTTCTCCCCCCTGCCCCGTTTGGAGAAGCTTCGCGTGGATTATTGCAAGATCCGCTACCTGCCAGCCGGTGTTTTCGCGTCCGCGCACAATTTGCGCGCTTTGTCGTTGATCACGCACAACGGCGACTGGTCGGCGATGAGTTTGGAGCTTCACAGGGATTCTCTGCGCGGTCTCGCGCATCTGCAACACCTCGACCTGGCCGACAACAATCTGTGGACGCTCCCGGCCGAATTACTCTGCCCGGTGCAGAGCCTGGCCACATTGAATCTGACGCGCAACAAGTTACAGGACATCGTTTCCCTGGGATTCTCCGACTCGGCCGAATCGTGCACCCCCAGCCTCGAGGTGTTGGATCTGAGCAACAACGACCTAACCACGATCCACGACCGCGCGCTCAGCAATCTGCGCAGCCTGACGGTGTTGAAGCTCCAAGAGAACGCGATCAACGCCGTTGGTGATCACGCTCTGgccggtttaaccgcgttgcACTCCCTCAACGTGTCGAGCAACCGTCTGGTCGCGTTGCCACCCGAGCTGTTCTCCAAGACGAGGGAGCTGAGAGAGCTGATACTCAGCAACAACTCGCTGGCCGTGTTGGCCCCCGGCTTATTGGACAACCTGGACGAGTTGCAAATATTGGATCTGAGCGGGAACGAGTTGACGAATCGTTGGGTGAACAGGGACACGTTCTCGAGGCTGGTCCGCCTCGTGATTCTCGATCTCTCCCACAACGCGCTCACCAAGATCGACGGCCACGTGTTCAAAGGATTGTACAGCCTTCAAATATTGAAGCTCGAGCACAACGAGATCGAGACGTTGACGGACGGTTGCTTCGGCTCCCTGACCAACCTGCACATGCTCACCCTGTCCCACAATCGGATCGCGAGATTCGACCCGGCCCACACGATCGGCCTCACCACCCTCAACCAACTGTTCATGGACGCGAACAAAGTGAGAGCCCTTCACCGCCACGTGTTCGACAATCTGACCGGCCTCCAAGATCTGTCCCTGAGGGGCAACTATCTGACCGAGATCCCGTACGCGGTACGCGTGCTACGCTCGTTGAAAACGCTCGACCTCGGGAACAACCACGTGTCCAGAATCGAGAACGACTCGTTCGTCGGATTGAGCGAGCTGTACGGGTTGGGGCTGGTCGACAACAAGCTCGAGAACGTGTCGCGCGAGGCGTTCGCCGCCCTGCCCGCGTTGCAGGTGTTGAATCTGGCCAACAATTACATCCGTCACGTGGAGCAGAGCGCTTTCGCGGCCAACCCCGTGTTGCGCGCCATTAGATTGGACGGGAACCAGTTGACGGAGATCCGCGGCGCGTTCACCAGCCTCTCGACCCTCGTCTGGTTGAACGTGTCCGACAATAAGCTGCTGTGGTTCGACTACAGCCATCTACCGCCCAGCATAGAATGGCTGGACATACACGCGAATCAGATAAGCGAGCTCGGCAATTATTACGCGGTGCGGAACACGCTGCGCATAAAGATGCTGGACGCGAGTTACAACCAAATCGGGGAGATCGGGGAGGCGAACGTGCCGGACAGCGTGGAGACGTTGTTCCTCAACAACAACAAGATACGAACGGTCGGGCCGGCGACGTTCTTCCAGAAGAGGAGCCTCCAGAAGGTGGTGTTGTACGGGAACGAGATAAGGAGTCTGGACGTCGCTGCGATATCCCTGCAAACCGTGGCCGAGGACTCCGAGTTGCCCGAGTTCTACATAGGCGACAACCCGATTCTGTGCAACTGCACGATGGAGTGGTTGCCGAGGATCAACGAGATGGCGGCGCGTCTACGCCAGCACCCGCGGGTCATGGATCTCGACTCGGTCACGTGCGAGATGGTGCACGCCCGCGCCACCCCCAGGAGGCCGTTGCTCTCGTTGAAATCGAAGGACTTCCTGTGCCGTTACGAGGCCCATTGTTTCGCCCTGTGCCACTGTTGCGACTTCGACGCGTGCGACTGCGAGATGACCTGCCCCGACAACTGCTCCTGTTACCACGACCACAGCTGGTCGAGCAACGTGGTCGACTGCTCCAACGCCGGCTACAACCACGTCCCCGAGAGGATCCCGATGGACGCGACCGAGATATATCTGGACGGGAACGAGTTGGGCGAGCTGGGCAGCCACGTGTTCATAGGCAAACGCCGCCTCGAGGTATTGTACCTGAACAACAGCGGGATATCCGGCATTCACAATTTCACGTTCAACGGGGTGGGCGCGTTGCGCGTCCTCCACCTGGAGGACAACGCCCTGCGCGAGTTGCGGGGCTTCGAGTTCGACCAGTTGGAGAGGATGTCCGAGCTGTATCTGGACCACAACGCGATCGCCACGGTGGGCAACACCACGTTCAAGAAGATGAGGAATCTCGAGGTGTTGAGGTTGGACAGCAATCGCATCGTCAACTTTCGACCGTGGGAAGCGTTGCCGAGCGTGGGGGACAGCACGAGGACGGTGGTCGCGTTGGAGGGTAACGCGTGGAGCTGCGAGTGCGGGAACGCGGCCAAGCTGCGCGGCTGGTTGGCCGAGCATCGAGGCGATCCCGAGAAGATGTACTGCCGCGACGGCGTCGAGACCCTGGCCCAGGCTATGAACCGTTGCGGGGACCCGTCCACCGAGGCCGTGAGCCGTGGCATCCAGGAGATCCCCCTCCTCGGCGGCAACCTGGTCCCGCTGCTGGCGGGCGCGCTGGTCGCCGTGATCGCCATCTCCCTCTTCGTCGCCCTCGCGTTCGCGTTCCGCCAGGACGTCCGCCTCTGGGCCCACGCCCGATACGGCCTCCGCCTCGGCAAGATGAGCGCGCCGCCCGACGAGGAGAGGGACCGGCTGTACGACGGCTACATAGTGTACAGCGAGAGGGACGAGGACTTCGTGTCGAGGTTTCTGGCGGCCGAGTTGGAGCAGTCGGGCCTGGCGCTTTGCCTCCACTGGCGGGACTTGCCGCCCGCGAGGGCGCAGGAGGCCGTGCCGCCGGCGGCGGCCGCCGCCAGGCGCATAGTCATCATCTTCTCGCCCGTGTTCCTCGCCAACGAGTGGCAACACGCGGAGTTCCGTGCCGCGCTGAGGACCGCCCTCGAGAGCATAAGGCCCGGCTCGAGGAAGAGGCGGGTCGTCGTCCTCCTCGCGACCGAGGCGCCCGCCCGCGACCCCGAGTTCCAGCTGCTCCTTCAGACGTGCACCGTGGTCGTGTGGGGCGAGAAGAGGTTCTGGGAGAAGCTGCGCTTCGCCATGCCCGACTCCGTGGGCAAGAGGCGAGACGGCAGCAAGAAGGTGAACGACCGAAATCGGAAACCGGCGCGCTACACGGCCGCCCCCTCGGCCGGTGACGCGTGGACCAAGCCTAACGGCGTTCTGGTCGCGCCGGTGCACGCGCCCACGCCCACGCCCACGCAGTCCACCTATGTCAGCTCGGCGAGCAGCAGGACCGAGGACGAGGACAGCGGCGCGGAGCACCAGCACCAGCACCAGCTCCAGCACGGGGGTTACAGCGCGTTGCACGCGGGGGGCGCCAGACCCGCCAGCCTCTCCTCGAGGGGCAGCCATCTTTACAGCACGATACCGGAACCACCGGTCCCCACAGCGCCCCCGGGCGAGGCCTTGACGCATCCGGCCAACCCTCGTACTTACTTCGTCTAG